One stretch of Gopherus flavomarginatus isolate rGopFla2 chromosome 2, rGopFla2.mat.asm, whole genome shotgun sequence DNA includes these proteins:
- the LOC127044624 gene encoding prostatic acid phosphatase-like yields the protein MGRTRLPCRSRSFCFAFSLFLILLHQTAAESKLKFVIVVFRHGDRTPVENFPTGLHKESEWPQGFGQLTKIGMQQQYELGQYTRKRYSNFLNATYNRHEIFIQSTDYDRTIMSTQVYLAGLFPPVGNQIWNPQILWQPIPVHTVPVSEDHMLHFPSPNCPRFDELQNETQASWQFQNKLQPYMGVLKIMAANTGYDVDTLKQLNKFKAWNTYDTLLCESIHNYTLPEWASRDVMKKMKELAALSLQSIFGIYKTKDKARLQGGVLVNAILKSIKKATQRSNKRKIQIFSAHDTTIGALQMALNIFNGKLPPYSACQFFELYQENSGHYSIEMYYRNDSLTDPYPLRLPGCTSPCPLEKFAKLVSSVIVEDWSKECGKCQVRDSLG from the exons GTTTTTCGACATGGTGACCGAACCCCAGTTGAAAACTTTCCAACTGGTCTACATAAAGAAAGTGAATGGCCACAAGGATTTGGACAGCTTACCAAG ATTGGAATGCAGCAGCAATATGAGCTTGGACAGTATACGCGGAAAAGATACTCAAACTTCTTGAATGCCACATACAACCGGCATGAG ATTTTCATTCAAAGCACAGATTATGATCGAACCATTATGAGCACTCAGGTATATCtcgctggactctttcccccAGTGGGCAACCAGATCTGGAATCCCCAGATCCTTTGGCAACCCATCCCAGTTCATACTGTGCCAGTATCGGAAGACCAT atGCTGCACTTTCCTTCTCCTAACTGTCCACGTTTTGATGAACTTCAGAATGAAACCCAGGCATCATGGCAATTTCAAAACAAGTTGCAACCCTATAtg GGTGTTCTAAAAATTATGGCAGCTAACACAGGATATGACGTGGACACTCTCAAACAACTGAATAAGTTCAAAGCCTGGAATACATACGATACTCTGCTTTGTGAG AGTATTCACAATTATACTCTCCCTGAATGGGCTTCCCGAGATGTAATGAAGAAGATGAAGGAGCTGGCAGCATTGTCCTTACAGTCAATCTTTGGGATAtacaaaacaaaagacaaagcACGACTACAGGGAG GCGTCCTGGTGAATGCTATTCTAAAAAGCATCAAAAAAGCCACTCAACGATCAAACAAGAGAAAAATTCAGATCTTTTCCGCA caTGACACCACAATTGGCGCCCTACAGATGGCGCTCAatattttcaatggaaaactgcCACCGTACAGTGCTTGTCAGTTTTTTGAACTCTACCAAGAAAACAGTGG GCACTACAGCATTGAAATGTACTATCGGAATGACTCCTTGACGGATCCTTATCCACTCAGGCTGCCAGGCTGCACGTCTCCTTGTCCGCTTGAGAAGTTTGCTAAGTTGGTCTCTTCTGTCATAGTGGAAGACTGGTCAAAAGAATGTGGAAAGTGTCAGGTGAGGGATTCCCTGGGTTGA